DNA sequence from the bacterium genome:
GCAACGTTGCATATTCAGCATTCGGAGAAACGCGGAATCATCTCGGAGTCGAACGCGTCGCGCTGCAGTGCCCAGCCTGCGGCGCAATAGATGCGACCCGAATGATTTTCGAACTCCTGCCCTGGCATGCACGACTCCTCCGTGGCCGGAAGTCTACTCCGACCTTCCCAATCGTGTTCGGGTATCCTGTCGCGCGAGGGGGATCCGTGCGAAAATTCTTGCAGGGACTCGGCATTCTGCTGCTGGCGGCTCTCGTATTCGCGGGTGTAGGCCTGGCACTGGCTCACCGAGCCATCGATCGGATCGAGCCGCCGCTACCGTCCCCCGGAAGCGCGCTGTCCTACGACGAGAACGACTCGTTCCCGATCAAGATCGAGTGGCTGAACACCGCCAGCCAGAAGATGCCGCGCTCCGGTGTTCTCCAGCCCGGGCTCGACCCGAATCCCGACGAGCCCTACGTCATGAGCCACTCCGCTTTTGCGCTCACCTGGCCGGATGGGCGGATCTTCCTGATCGACGCCGGGCTGGATGCGGCATCGGCGCCCGGGTTCGGCGCCCCGATCGAACTCCTCTCCGGCGGCGATCCGATCGAGTTTCGCGCTTCGGCGAGGGACCTGCTCGGAGAGCGCGTTTCGAGCCTTGCCGGCCTGGCCTTCACACACCTGCACGCCGACCACACCGCAGGCCTCACGGAGCTTTGCGAGACACTCCCCGGCCGTCTACGCCTGATCCAGACGCGCACACAGGCGACCGAACTCAATTTCACGACGCGAGGTTCACACGCACAGGTCTCGTCGGCGGCCTGCGCCCGCCACGAGATCATCGAAGGCGATGCGCCGCAAACCGTGGCTCGATTCCCGGGCCTTCTCGTGCTGCCCGCGGGCGGACACACACCGGGTTCGACCGTGTTCATCGCTCACGTCCGCACGGGAGACGGAATGAGGAGTTTCGTTCTCCTCGGCGATATCGTGAACCACATCGACGGCTTGACCTGGAACCTGCCCAAACCCCATCTCTACAGTCGCTTCGTGGTACCCGAATCCACCGAACGACTGGAGAAGTTGCGCGTCTTCCTGCGCAGACTGGTCACGGAGCACGGCGCGATCCCGCTCGTCTCACACGACGAGAACCAGCTTCGAGCGGTGTTCGAATCGCTCGATTGATCCCCGAGCCCCCCTCGCAATAGGTGCCTGCAGCGTCGGAGCGCAGGCGCTATCCTGACGCTGGGTGAGAGACGCATCGAACAGAGCCTCCCGGTCCGGGCTGGGGATTGGCGCGCCATGAGTATCCTCGTGGTCGCGGAAAAGCCCTCTGTCGCGCGCGATATTGCACACGTTCTCGGCGCGAACAAGCGAGGCCAGGGCTGCCTGCGAGGCGGCGGCTATGTGGTGACCTGGGCAATCGGTCATCTCGTAGCCCTCGGTCAGCCGCACGAAATCCGGCCCGATTGGAAGCAGTGGCGATCCGATCTATTGCCCATGATTCCCGAAACCTGGCCGCTGGTCGTCTACGAGAAGACACGGGATCAGTTCGATCTGGTCAGGCAGTTCCTTAGCGCGGACGATGTCGAAGAGGTCGTGTGTGCAACGGACGCGGGCCGCGAGGGAGAACTGATCTTCCGGTACGTCTACGAAGCGGCGGAGTGCGTCAAACCGGTGCGCCGCTTGTGGATCTCGTCGTTGACCGAGGAAGCCATCCGCGCGGGCTTCGCAAACCTGGTCGACGGCCAGCAGTACAACCCGCTGGCCGACGCAGCCCGCGGGCGCAGTCGGGCGGACTGGTTGGTCGGCATGAACCTGTCGCGCGCATACACGCTCGCCTATCGCAATCACCTCGACGGTCAGAAAGTTCTTTCGGTCGGGCGAGTCCAGACTCCGACACTGAGCATGTTGGTAGAGCGGGAACTCGCGATTCGCGCGTTCGTACCCGAGGACTACCTGGAAGTCGTGGCGAAGTTCCAGATCCCCGGTGATGACGGCAATACCTACGAAGGCACCTGGTTTCGACCCGACGAGCAGGTGCGCAAACCCGGAGCCGATGCGGCGGAGCGCGCGACACTCGCCCGGCGTCTCGACGCCGACGGGGAAAAAGCCGAACGCATCATCGCCCGCGCGCGCGCGGGAGAGTCCCGTGTCGAGTCGGTCGAGGCCAAGCAGCACAAACTGGCACCTCCCCTGCTCCACGATTTGACGGACTTGCAGCGCCACGCAAACCGGCTTTTTGGCTTCAGCGCAAAGAAGACCCTCGATATCGCGCAGAGCCTCTACGAACGCAAGAAACTGCTCAGCTACCCGCGCACCGACTCGCGACACCTTTCCAAGACGGTCGCCGCTTCCCTCAACGGAATCGTCGCGGTCATTCGCGGCCGCTACGGCGATGAAATCGCGCCCGGGAGCGGAGAAAAGCCGCTCGGAAAACGCTTCGTCGACGACAAGCGGGTCACCGAACATCACGCGATCATCCCGACCTCGGTTTCACCAGAATCCGTGAGTTTGAGTTCCGACGAGGAACGCATCTACGATCTGGTGTGTCGGCGATTGCTATGCGCGTGGCATCGCGACCATCTGTACTCAACCACGACCGCAATCACCGCGATCACGAATCCCGCTGAAACTGGCGGCACCGAGCAGATCGATCGCTTCCGCAGTCGCGGTACTCGCGTGGATCGGATAGGCTGGCGCGTACTCGAGCCCCTGGGCGCGCGCTCGACACGCAAGAGTGCCGGGGGTACCGAACAGGACCTGCCATCGGAGCTACGCGAAGGTCTGGACGTCGAACTGCTCGAAGCCCGCAGCATCTCCAAGCGCACACAGCCGCCGCGTCGCTTCAGCGAAGCCACGCTGCTCACGGCAATGGAGACCGCCGGACGTGCGCTCGACGAGAAGGAACTTTCGGACGCGATGCGAGAAACGGGGCTGGGGACACCCGCGACCCGCGCATCCACCATCGAGACCCTGCTCTCCCGCGGTTACATCGAACGCGAGAAGAAATCCCTGCTGGCGACCGATCTCGGCATCCAGTTGATCGAGGTCGTGCATCCCGACGTGAAGAGCCCCGTGATGACAGGCCGCTGGGAGGCCGATCTCGGACGAATTCAGAGCGGCCAGGCGGAGTTGCCCGAATTCATGAAACGCATCGAAGCCTACGTACGCGACGTGATCGAACGCGTGGGCCGCGCGCGTTCAGGACCGCCTTCCACTCCAGCACCGCGTTCGAGAGAGAGGCCTCGCCGCTCCGCGGAAGAGCCGCAGGTTCAAGCGGAGTTCAACGGAACGCACAGCGCCGATACCCGGGATCGGCGGCGCACAAGCGAATCCGAACGCGGACCGGAATCCGAACCGACCCGGAGCGTCACGCCACCCGACGAACTGCTCGGTCTTTTGCGCAGTCGCTTCGGTTTCGAACAGTTCCGGCCGTTCCAAGAGACGGTCTGCCGGGCTGCGACCGAAGGCAAGGACGTATTGCTGGTCATGCCGACCGGCGCGGGCAAGTCGCTGTGTTACCAGTTGCCCGGTCTCGCCCGTGCTTCCACGACGCTCGTCGTCAGTCCGCTGATCGCGTTGATGGATGACCAGGCTTCCAAACTGCAGGAGCAGGGCCTGCGCGCGGAGCGCATCCATTCCGGACGCACGCGCCTCGAATCGAGACAGGTCTGTCAGGACTATCTCGACGGACGACTCGACTTCCTTTTCATCGCGCCCGAACGACTGGGCGTTCCTGGTTTTCCTGAAATGCTCGCGCGGCGCA
Encoded proteins:
- a CDS encoding MBL fold metallo-hydrolase translates to MRKFLQGLGILLLAALVFAGVGLALAHRAIDRIEPPLPSPGSALSYDENDSFPIKIEWLNTASQKMPRSGVLQPGLDPNPDEPYVMSHSAFALTWPDGRIFLIDAGLDAASAPGFGAPIELLSGGDPIEFRASARDLLGERVSSLAGLAFTHLHADHTAGLTELCETLPGRLRLIQTRTQATELNFTTRGSHAQVSSAACARHEIIEGDAPQTVARFPGLLVLPAGGHTPGSTVFIAHVRTGDGMRSFVLLGDIVNHIDGLTWNLPKPHLYSRFVVPESTERLEKLRVFLRRLVTEHGAIPLVSHDENQLRAVFESLD
- the topB gene encoding DNA topoisomerase III, with the translated sequence MSILVVAEKPSVARDIAHVLGANKRGQGCLRGGGYVVTWAIGHLVALGQPHEIRPDWKQWRSDLLPMIPETWPLVVYEKTRDQFDLVRQFLSADDVEEVVCATDAGREGELIFRYVYEAAECVKPVRRLWISSLTEEAIRAGFANLVDGQQYNPLADAARGRSRADWLVGMNLSRAYTLAYRNHLDGQKVLSVGRVQTPTLSMLVERELAIRAFVPEDYLEVVAKFQIPGDDGNTYEGTWFRPDEQVRKPGADAAERATLARRLDADGEKAERIIARARAGESRVESVEAKQHKLAPPLLHDLTDLQRHANRLFGFSAKKTLDIAQSLYERKKLLSYPRTDSRHLSKTVAASLNGIVAVIRGRYGDEIAPGSGEKPLGKRFVDDKRVTEHHAIIPTSVSPESVSLSSDEERIYDLVCRRLLCAWHRDHLYSTTTAITAITNPAETGGTEQIDRFRSRGTRVDRIGWRVLEPLGARSTRKSAGGTEQDLPSELREGLDVELLEARSISKRTQPPRRFSEATLLTAMETAGRALDEKELSDAMRETGLGTPATRASTIETLLSRGYIEREKKSLLATDLGIQLIEVVHPDVKSPVMTGRWEADLGRIQSGQAELPEFMKRIEAYVRDVIERVGRARSGPPSTPAPRSRERPRRSAEEPQVQAEFNGTHSADTRDRRRTSESERGPESEPTRSVTPPDELLGLLRSRFGFEQFRPFQETVCRAATEGKDVLLVMPTGAGKSLCYQLPGLARASTTLVVSPLIALMDDQASKLQEQGLRAERIHSGRTRLESRQVCQDYLDGRLDFLFIAPERLGVPGFPEMLARRKPCLIAVDEAHCISQWGHDFRPDYRMLRDRLPLLRPAPVIALTATATPLVQRDIVEQLGIEKAGLFIHGFRRTNIAIEQVEMTPSARPTSINEILAEPARRPAIVYAPTRKKAEELARNLKSICPARAYHAGKTAEERERVQSAFMSGRLEVIVATIAFGMGIDKANIRTVIHAALPSSVEGYYQEIGRAGRDGDMSRAILLHSYADLKTHEYFLNRDYPEESVLARVYGRLREEPRARSALQSGLSMDGDELENVLEKLWIHGGALIDFDDNVARGHSDWNVGYREQRQYKIAQLEQIARFAESHECRMLHLVRHFGDREDSGQACGTCDICKPDETIALGFRAASTLEQDSLARVLDALRERDGETSGRLHRNLFGEALPRRDFEHLIGAGVRAGLLTEHADSFEQDGKIIEFRRVRLSDAGKLATGDDLDSLRLARVAAPAARKSRRTKSTSGRGRSKKSGGGTRRKAGVELPADALVEKLQEWRKKEARRRGTPAFRILTNRALLAVATSRPRDEAGLLELNGIGPGVAGKYGEKILEIVLSDASRRTNPSD